The following are encoded together in the Kineosporiaceae bacterium genome:
- a CDS encoding alpha/beta fold hydrolase: protein MPSSTLAVVAFAGLMILGALIGFVVPRLWHGLGSVGTAAWLALTAGALTALLVLAALLTWARRMRWPARLALLVAVAVTLYGLGLPTGLATAAVFPPRADLGNRTPADLGLAGAEVRFTTADGVRLAGWYVPSSTGAAVAVVPGATSSRTGVLGQAAVLARRGYGVLLVDPRGMGHSDGHGMNLGWTGDLDLVAAVDFLAARPDVRPTRIGLLGESLGGEMAIGSAGTDPRVGAVVAEGATNRVAADKAWLTSVYGVRGTAQRAVDHVTQTLTSLASGTAPPASLASSARATAPRPILLVAAGEVPDEQHAATWIAASRSHVSIWVVPGAQHTGGLTAQPREWEKRVIDFFDHALR from the coding sequence GTGCCGTCGTCCACTCTGGCGGTGGTGGCCTTCGCCGGCCTGATGATCCTCGGCGCCCTCATCGGGTTCGTGGTGCCCCGGCTGTGGCACGGCCTGGGGTCGGTTGGGACGGCGGCATGGCTCGCGCTCACAGCCGGTGCGCTCACGGCGCTGCTCGTGCTGGCCGCCCTGCTCACCTGGGCACGCCGGATGCGTTGGCCCGCGCGGCTCGCCCTTCTGGTCGCCGTGGCCGTGACGCTCTATGGCCTCGGTCTGCCGACCGGTCTCGCCACGGCCGCCGTGTTCCCGCCCCGGGCCGACCTGGGCAACCGAACCCCCGCCGATCTCGGCCTGGCCGGCGCCGAGGTCCGGTTCACCACGGCCGACGGGGTCCGGCTCGCCGGCTGGTACGTGCCGTCGTCCACTGGTGCGGCGGTGGCCGTCGTTCCCGGGGCGACGTCGTCCCGCACGGGCGTGCTCGGGCAGGCCGCGGTGCTCGCCCGGCGCGGCTACGGGGTGCTGTTGGTCGACCCGCGGGGGATGGGCCACAGTGACGGCCACGGGATGAACCTCGGCTGGACTGGTGATCTCGACCTCGTTGCGGCCGTCGACTTCCTCGCGGCCCGGCCCGACGTGCGCCCGACCCGGATCGGGCTGCTGGGCGAATCCCTGGGCGGCGAGATGGCGATCGGCTCCGCCGGGACCGATCCGCGGGTTGGCGCCGTGGTCGCCGAGGGCGCGACCAACCGGGTCGCGGCCGACAAGGCCTGGCTGACCTCGGTCTACGGCGTCCGCGGCACCGCCCAGCGCGCCGTCGATCACGTGACTCAGACCCTCACCAGCCTCGCGAGCGGCACGGCGCCGCCGGCATCCCTCGCCTCGTCGGCGCGTGCGACGGCGCCGCGTCCAATCCTGCTCGTCGCGGCGGGCGAGGTGCCCGACGAGCAGCACGCCGCGACCTGGATCGCCGCCAGTCGATCCCACGTCTCGATCTGGGTGGTGCCGGGCGCTCAGCACACGGGTGGGCTCACCGCTCAACCTCGGGAATGGGAGAAGCGCGTGATCGATTTCTTCGATCACGCGCTTCGTTGA